Genomic segment of Rhodococcus sp. W8901:
AGCACGAAGACGATCAGGAACGACGCCCAGCGATCGAGCCACACGCTGAGCAGCTCCGCGAGGAAGAAAAAGAAGAAGAACGCGCTGAACACCAGCACGGCCAGCGCCAGGATGAAGAACAGGCTGCCCTGCAGCCCCTTCTTGACCTCGCTGGTGACCTCGGACTTCGCCAGCTCGACCTCGGCGCGGAACAGCGTCGACACCTGGGCGGTCGCGTCGCGCACCAGGGTGCCGATCGACGCGGTCTCCGGGTTGTGGAGGTCGGTGAGGGGAATCGAGGAAACCGTGGTCGGGACGCCGTCGCCGGTGAACCGGCCGCCGTCTCCCGTGACTCCGTTGCCGTTGGTGACGCTCACTTCTCGACCCCTCCAGGTTGTTCTGACGCGCTGGTTACTGCGACCCGCGAGCGGTCACTCACGAGCCCTCGGCAGCGGCGCGGGCCTGATGGACCCGTCCGCGTCGCAACAGTAGCGCCGATCCGAGCAGTGACGCAGCCAACGACGTCACGAGCACCGCGGCCTTCGCGATGTCCGCTTCGCTGCCGTCGCCGATACCCGCGAGAGCAAGATCGGCCACCAGAAGGCTAACGGTGAACCCGATCGCGCCGAGCACCGACAGGGCGAACATGTCGCGCATGCCCAGGAGTCGGGGCTTGGTCGCGATGCCCAGACGGATCGCGAGCCACGAGATACCGAAGATTCCGACGGTCTTGCCGACCAGGAGTCCGAGGATGATTGCCAGGCCGATGCGATCGGTGAACAGCTGCCCGAGGACCTGGCCGTTGATCGGGACGCCGGATGCGAACAGGGCGAACAGGGGCACGCAGATCGCCGCGGAGTACGGCTGCAGCCGGTGTTCGAGCCGGGTCGCGGGGGCGTACTGCTCGCCCGGATCGGTCCGGACCCGGGTGAGCAGGCCCAGCGCGACGCCGGCCAGTGTTGCGTGGATCCCCGCCTCGTGGACGCTGTACCAGGTCAGCAGGGCCAGCGGGACGTACAGCAGGGGTGTCGTGATGCGGCGCTTCTGCGCGTACCAGTAGACGACGAGGCACACGATCGCCGTCAGGATCCACAGCATCGCGATGGAACTGGTGAACAGCACCGCGATCAGCACGATCGCGAGCAGGTCGTCGACCACCGCGAGGCTGAGCAGGAACACGCGGGCGCTCGCCGGGATCCGCGAGCCGGTCAGCGCGAGCACACCGAGCGCGAAGGCGATGTCGGTGGCGACCGGGATCGCCCAGCCGCGGTCCATGCCTGGGGCGCCGGCGCCGACGACGGCCGCGATGATCGCCGGCACCACGACGCCGCCGCACGCGGCGATGATCGGCAGCAGCGCCTTCTTCCGGTCGGCCAGTTCGCCGACCACGAGCTCGCGTTTGAGCTCGAGACCAGCGACGAAGAAGAAGATCGCGAGCAGACCGTCCTGTGCCCAGGTGCCGAGGCTGAGGTTCAGGTGGATGGCGGCGGGGCCGATCTGCCAGTCCCGCAGTGACGTGTAAGCGTCGGCGAAGGGAGAGTTTGCCCACAGCACGGCCAGAGCGGCGGCGATCAGCAGGATGGACCCGCCCACCGTTTCGGTGCGGAGGTAGCGGGCGAGTTCGGAGCGTGCGGCAGAAATCAAGGAAAGCCTCTCACCTGGGGTTACGTCGGGTACGGCAAAGCTGTCGCCGACCAGACTTCCCGGCACTCCTCCTAGATCTTAACGGGTTCTTTGCA
This window contains:
- the nhaA gene encoding Na+/H+ antiporter NhaA, giving the protein MISAARSELARYLRTETVGGSILLIAAALAVLWANSPFADAYTSLRDWQIGPAAIHLNLSLGTWAQDGLLAIFFFVAGLELKRELVVGELADRKKALLPIIAACGGVVVPAIIAAVVGAGAPGMDRGWAIPVATDIAFALGVLALTGSRIPASARVFLLSLAVVDDLLAIVLIAVLFTSSIAMLWILTAIVCLVVYWYAQKRRITTPLLYVPLALLTWYSVHEAGIHATLAGVALGLLTRVRTDPGEQYAPATRLEHRLQPYSAAICVPLFALFASGVPINGQVLGQLFTDRIGLAIILGLLVGKTVGIFGISWLAIRLGIATKPRLLGMRDMFALSVLGAIGFTVSLLVADLALAGIGDGSEADIAKAAVLVTSLAASLLGSALLLRRGRVHQARAAAEGS
- a CDS encoding phage holin family protein, with product MSVTNGNGVTGDGGRFTGDGVPTTVSSIPLTDLHNPETASIGTLVRDATAQVSTLFRAEVELAKSEVTSEVKKGLQGSLFFILALAVLVFSAFFFFFFLAELLSVWLDRWASFLIVFVLMLVVTGILALLGYMRVRKVRAPNKTIDSLKQAATVLPGQRPDSASPLGTGTGTAG